In Mytilus edulis chromosome 6, xbMytEdul2.2, whole genome shotgun sequence, the following proteins share a genomic window:
- the LOC139527858 gene encoding uncharacterized protein, whose amino-acid sequence MVLPTCLKRRHSLKGVRLVAAIKRIRGGQPQGLKEFVRFQKDNKLDNLSMDDLRQQVLDLTGAELQDLLQFANRDNTVEEARWATHCLILYANEYGQPSGQDLTQSQDQTPTTSANPVNVQMSGDIVQSSGDNNNNGTNKRKRDDLEDRIANLENTTKEEVVKNLKEKINSDIDLEKIEGRMDELDKRITCSSGHKRKKSFQGSFLQFLQDLDCKHLSVCTPDDIRRFLIWKDFSGKTTIHGVHCKHLGQKGEFDCFCPKRLAFGTVEGVINQLVNIFDDNGFGRYWDIFSKSGNPACAPIVKEYLKLIREEQASAHVLPKQAKPIFLSKIKAMCSYIDMEIKSPGLSLRERYILYRDRAWMKLQFFAGDRASDLSLVVAQEVKVLNDNSGLVFQHTFGKTLRGDKGKSNTFVIKKCDDLSICPVQGLLDYVNFCQVSTVDMSVGYLFRIVSEKGRVLDKAVNYSVMYERLRYYLSLLGIYEGETPHSFRSGCAVTMALSGAAENVDQAMKHIGWFGRTSAEYYSRIHTLVDAGSIALRLSQVANGSENIETVFKEQADYSSLVHVFNKE is encoded by the exons ATGGTTTTACCCACGTGTTTGAAACGGAGGCACTCATTAAAAGGGGTACGGTTAGTGGCAGCTATTAAGAGAATAAGAGGAGGACAACCACAGGGCTTAAAGGAGTTTGTCCGTTTTCAAAAGGACAACAAATTGGATAATTTATCCATGGATGATCTGAGGCAACAG GTTCTGGATTTAACTGGTGCAGAACTACAAGATTTACTTCAATTTGCCAATAGAGATAATACAGTTGAAGAAGCCAGGTGGGCCACACATTGTTTGATACTGTATGCAAATGAATATGGGCAACCTAGTGGACAAGATTTAACCCAGTCACAAGATCAA ACTCCCACTACTAGTGCTAATCCTGTCAATGTGCAGATGAGTGGTGACATTGTGCAGAGTAGTGGTGACAACAACAACAATGGGACAAATAAAAGGAAGAGGGACGATTTGGAAGACAGGATTGCTAACTTAGAGAATACTACAAAAGAAGAAGTTGTTAAGAACTTAAAGGAGAAG ATAAATAGTGACattgatttggaaaaaattgAGGGAAGAATGGACGAGTTAGATAAACGAATAACTTGTTCATCAGGTCACAAGAGGAAGAAAAGTTTTCAAGGTTCTTTTCTCCAATTTCTCCAAGATTTAGATTGCAAACATTTGTCAGTTTGTACACCTGATGATATTCGAAGATTTTTAATTTGGAAGGATTTTTCTGGAAAAACTACTATTCACGGTGTTCATTGCAAACATTTAGGCCAAAAGGGGGAGTTTGACTGTTTTTGTCCAAAACGACTGGCTTTCGGTACAGTTGAAGGGGTGATTAATCAATTGGTTAATATATTTGATGATAATGGCTTTGGGAGATATTGGGACATTTTTTCTAAGTCTGGTAACCCTGCTTGTGCCCCCATAGTAAAAGAATATCTTAAACTAATCAGGGAAGAACAAGCCAGTGCACATGTATTGCCAAAACAAGCTAAGcctatatttttatcaaaaattaaggCAATGTGTTCATACattgatatggaaattaaaagcCCTGGTCTGTCATTACGGGAGAGGTATATTCTGTATAGAGATAGAGCTTGGATGAAACTACAATTTTTTGCAGGTGATAGGGCTAGTGACCTTTCTTTAGTTGTTGCTCAGGAGGTAAAAGTATTAAATGATAATAGTGGCTTGGTTTTTCAACATACGTTTGGAAAGACACTCCGAGGTGATAAGGGAAAGAGTAATACATTTGTTATTAAAAAGTGTGATGACTTGTCTATTTGTCCTGTACAAGGTCTGCTTGATTATGTTAATTTTTGCCAAGTCAGTACAGTTGATATGTCAGTAGGTTATTTGTTCAGAATAGTTTCTGAAAAAGGCAGAGTGTTGGATAAGGCTGTCAATTACTCTGTCATGTATGAGAGATTGCGTTATTACTTATCACTGTTGGGAATTTATGAAGGAGAAACCCCCCATAGCTTTCGATCAGGTTGTGCAGTTACCATGGCTTTATCAGGGGCAGCTGAAAATGTAGACCAGGCAATGAAACATATTGGTTGGTTTGGCAGAACAAGTGCCGAGTACTATAGTAGAATTCATACATTAGTTGATGCAGGCAGTATTGCATTGAGATTATCTCAGGTTGCAAATGGGTCTGAAAATATTGAAACTGTATTTAAAGAACAAGCTGACTATTCTAGTTTAGTTCATGTTTTTAACAAAGAGTAA